A window from Corynebacterium singulare encodes these proteins:
- the idi gene encoding isopentenyl-diphosphate Delta-isomerase, with product MTELVVLASPEGEAIGTADKAAVHTADTPLHFAFSAWVVREGTILLTRRALSKLTWPGVWTNSFCGHPGPGEATGDAVVRRAHFELGLTGTPELVLPDFSYRAEDSSGVVEHEFCPVYLFETTDEPTLNPDEVDSYAWAPAGDVLAAAQATPFAFSPWMIEELAHVPLREALLR from the coding sequence ATGACGGAACTCGTCGTTCTGGCCTCACCTGAAGGAGAAGCTATCGGCACGGCGGACAAGGCCGCTGTGCACACCGCGGATACCCCGCTTCATTTTGCGTTCTCCGCGTGGGTCGTGCGCGAGGGTACGATTTTGCTCACCCGCCGCGCCTTGTCCAAGCTGACGTGGCCCGGCGTGTGGACCAACTCCTTTTGCGGGCACCCAGGTCCCGGCGAGGCAACTGGTGACGCCGTCGTGCGCCGTGCCCACTTCGAACTCGGCCTCACCGGCACCCCAGAGCTGGTGTTGCCGGACTTTTCCTACCGTGCAGAGGATTCCTCTGGGGTGGTGGAACATGAGTTTTGCCCGGTCTACCTCTTTGAGACCACCGACGAACCGACGCTAAATCCGGATGAGGTCGATTCCTACGCGTGGGCTCCTGCTGGCGATGTCCTCGCCGCCGCACAGGCTACGCCTTTCGCGTTTAGCCCGTGGATGATCGAGGAGCTTGCTCACGTGCCCCTGCGCGAGGCGCTCCTGCGCTAA